The Ruminococcaceae bacterium R-25 genomic interval CCAATACACCTGCTTACATGGCACAACAGCAGCCTGCCCAGCCTCAGGAATTTGTTCACGTTGAAAATCCTTATCAGGCACCTGCGGCCCAGTACTGTGAATCATGCGGCAGCCTGCTTAAGCCCGGCGCACAATTCTGTTCCGCATGCGGAGCAAGAAACTTGCAGAGCTAAGCTGATCTGTTTTCCGTTTAACTTATCAAGCCAATATAAAGCGGCCCTTCAAACTGAAGGACCGCTTCTTGTTTTTGGATTGAGCGAATCTGTTACGTCGTCTCTGTTGCTTGTGTTGTATCAGAAGCAGATGTCTCAGAGGTTGCAGCTGTCTCAGTTGTTGCATTCTGTCCCTGCTGAGGAGCTTTGACATTGTTCTCACAGTTGTAGTACTGGCTCTCGGACCTGATTACATTGTTATAAAGTGTTTCAACGTCTTCATAGCCGATGACATAACGTGCCTTGGAGCCTGAGCCCTTCTTGATCGCAGTTTTGCTGTATTCAGAACCTGTCGGATACTTAACGTCCATGATGTTGTAGCATTCGTTTGAACCGTCAGCCTTAACAACGATGTCGTTGAAAGCAACGTAGAAGTAATAATCAAACTCGCCTGCAGTTGTGGTGCAGTGGATGTGATAGATCATGTAGACGTAGTTATAGTGGCCGCTGTAGGACTTCTTTGCGCCTTCCTTGAGTGAGAGGAAATATGCGCCTACATATTCGCAGCTGTCGAGCTTTGAATCTTTAGCCCAGCTCTTGATGCTTGAATTGAAAGTATCTTCACCCTGCTTCTTGAGCTCATCGATCATCTTATCTGTGATCTGACCTAATGAAGTTGCATATTCTTCAAGTCCTTCTACAGTGAATTCCTTTGTGTCTCCGCTAAGAATATAACCGGCGTCGAGGCAAGCCTTTTCGAGATTCTTCTTATTTGCCTTAACTGTGACTACATCGCCGTTCTTGAGGTTCTTGCCGCGGTTATCGCTTGTGATGGTGTAGGTAATGCCTTGGATCGGGCTGTTGCCTTCTGCTTCGATCTTTGCGGTACCGTTGGGTGCGATTCCTGCGAATACGACCTTAACATATGCGAAAGGATCGAAAACCTGTCTTTCTTCAAGACCTTCTACCTTAACTTCGAAATCTTCGTAGATGAATGTAGCCTTTACATTGTCTTCGAGTCTGCTTCTGACATCGAGCTCGACATCGATCTTTTCGCCGTTGCTCAGACCCGTTGTCTTCTTAGGCTCAACCTTGATAGAGTCCTCTACGTCATCGTCGTCGAATTTGACCTTGCTGTCGTAAAGATCATCCATCAGGCCCTCATAATCGACCTTGTAAGTGAGAACGCCTTCGCCGTCATAACCCGTGAACGTGAATTCGATATAGTTCTGAATATCGAACTCGGGCTTCTTGCCGAAGCTGCAGCCGGCCATCGCGAAAAGCATTCCGACAGCTGCAACAAAACAAATAACAGTCTTTGCGCTAAAAGTACGCTTCATTTTAAACCCTCCATGCCTGTCTAAAATTTATTTGACCTCAGACATATTAGCACAAAAGGGTTCTTACTGTTTCGAACGCGCTAACAAAAACTCTGCTATATAACAGGGGATAATACCAACACAATAACTAAGGATATCTATCCACGAAAACCCGGTTCCGATGATGATCCGGAGGAGCTCATTCGTGATGCCGAAGCGGTCACAAAAGCCCCAGAACTGCAGGAATTCAACGATGAACGAGAATATCAGGATCAACGTAGGGAGGATGTACCATCTGGAGATCTTATATGGTGCGATCGTCCTTATGAGCGTGTAGATCAGGATGACGACAAGAACGTCACCCAAGTAGCTTCTTACCCAGCCATGGGCATAAAGGCCTATCAGCACTTCGATGCCGAGCAACAGGAGCGATAAGATTCCGAATACCAGACGTCGCATTTTTTACCTCGCTTCCATAACAAGTTAATTATACAGATTCATTTCCAAAATGCATTTTATAGTATAATGACCGCATCAAGCGATTTGGGGGTGTCTTATGAACAGAAGAGCGGTTGCGGCTGTCTTGATCTTGTGTGTCATGCTGGTATCTGCCGCATGCAATAATACTTCCCCCACAGTTATCCACGAGGCAGAGACCTTCGGCACTTCCGGAACAACCAGTGGTAATCTGGCATTCATGGATCCGGTTTATGAGAATGTCGTTCTCTCTTCGGAATCCGGCGTCACATACGATTTCAAATACGACAGCGACATCCTGGCATATACAGGTCAGGGCGGCAATTTCTATCTGGTTGGAAGCGATGCGACAAAGTGCTTCCTGCATGTGATCATTCAGGATCAGATGAATGAATCTTTCGAAGAAGCGAAAAACGTTTATCAGGGAAGCATCACAAAAGAATTTACTCTGGATTCCGGACGCAAAGCGTTCATCTATTCGACCGATGATACAAACAATATCCACGTTGTTATCGATGCGGAGGGCATCATTCCTGCCGGCAAAGGACTTGTAAATATCTACATCGGCTCTGTTGAGACCTGGCCTTATTCAAGTGAGCAGATCGCTGACCAGGTGGATAAGGGTTTTTAAATGAAGGCAGTTATAGCCATCGATTCATTCAAGGGGAGCCTTACTTCATTGGAAGCCGGCAATGCTGCAAAGCGCGGCATTCTCCGTGCATGCCCTGATGCGGAAGTAACTGTCATTCCGGTAGCTGACGGTGGCGAAGGCACCATCGATTCCATAGCTCCTTTTGTAGGCGGCATCCCGAAAACAGTGACGGTCACAGGTCCTCTCGGAAAGCCGGTCGGAGCTTCCTATATCATTGATCCTGACAATAAAACTGCATATATCGAGATGGCAAAAGCATGCGGTCTCACACTCCTTAAAGAAGATGAGCGTAACCCGTATCTCACCACAACTTACGGTGTCGGTGAACTCATGAAGGATGCTCTTAGTGAAGGCTGTGAAAAGCTCTTCATTTGCATAGGCGGAAGCGCAACCAATGACGGTGGTGCAGGCATGCTTCAATCACTCGGTGCAAAGCTTACAGATAAGGATGGCAATGATATCCGGAATGGTGCATCCGGCCTTAAGGACCTTTACAGTGTCGATACAAAAGACCTTATCTGCAGGGGTATTTCCATCGTTGTTGCGAGCGATGTCACCAATCCGTTGTGCGGACCTGATGGTGCGAGTTTTGTTTACGCTCCCCAAAAAGGCGCATCGGAAAAAGACTGTGAAGACATGGATAAACTTCTTGAAAATTTCGCCCGGCTGTCAGGCTTTGATCCTTTCGAAAAAGGCACAGGCGCAGCAGGCGGAATGAGCTTTGCATTAAAGAATTTCCTCGGTGCGGAATTAAGATCCGGCGCTGAGATAGTTATGGAGATAACGGGTTTGGAAAACCTTATCCGAAGCTCTGATATCGTGATTACGGGTGAGGGGAGAATAGACAGCCAGACACTGAGCGGCAAGGCTCCTTTTAAGGTCATGAAGGTGGCTCGAAAATACGGCAAACCGGTTATCGGAATATGCGGAATTACAGGCGACGGCTACGAAGAATGCCTTAATGCCGGTTTTACAAAGATCGCTCCGCTCATTCATCCTGTAATGGAGACAAGCGGAGCGGTAAAAAGCGTTGAAGAGACGATGGCAGATCTGTTACTCCAGCATCCTGATTGCTTCCTGAAGGCTTGAAGCTTTTCCCGACTGGATAAGAGCCTTCAGTTTAGCCATAGAAGCTGTTGTACAGAGCTTTTTCGGTATGTATTTGTTATATGCTGTAAGGTCTGCCCTTGATGTACTTAACCTGGACCTGAGCTCTTGTGTTTCTTTTTCGAGCTTTGCTCTTTGTTCTTTTATTTTTTCGTTTCCGAGCATTATCGCTTCGTTTTCACTGTTTTTCCTCTTGTTGGCAAGGACGATTCCGAGAATAATAAGAAAGATCGGCACGCTTACAAACAGGAACGAGACAAAATTGGCTCTTCCGTTATCTGATGTCATCGCAAAGATCAGACCAAAGAAATATAAAGTGCATAATGACCCTACCAGATATGGCCAGAAGAACCTGAAAAATGAATATGATCTGTAATTGAGTTCCAAAGGCTTTGCAAGTCTTGCTTCGTTATCGGCGACCTCGTGCTCGAGTTTCTCGATCTTTGTCAGTTTATCCCTGAGCTTGTGTATGTAAGCAATACTTTCCTCCGAAGACATTACAGGTACCGGATCAGCCTGTTCTACCGGTGCTCCGCACTTGGTGCAAAAAAGAGAGGTGCCCGAAACCTCATGTCCACACTTGCTGCAAAACGGCATTCTTAGTCCCTCCCCTTTAAGAATTAAGCAAATATTATCATTTTAGGTAAATATTTCATCAAGAATCGTATTTATTTTATTAATATTTTGTTTATTGTAAAAGATTTTTTAGTGGCATATAATCGCAACATGGAAATCGATTATACGACGTTTTATGTAGAAGCTAATATTGTCTGCATTATCATTTTTCTGATGATGTTCTTGAGAGAAATGGGTACTGTCGGCAGACAGACCAAGCAGATAATCTTCGTCAACATAACGGTAAGCCACATGCTCTACTTTGTGAGCGACATATTCTGGGTCCTCATACTTGGAGGTCTTATTCCCCATACAGTGCTCACAGCGTCCCTGGCTAATATTTCGAATGCGATTCTGCTTAGTGCCATAACGGGATTATGGTTTGTATATGTCGAACTTTCCCAGGGCGAAAAATATATCCTGACATTTTTACACATGATGTACGCATTGATCCCTGCAATGATTGAAACTATCACGATGGTAATACTTTTCACATTCCTGCGCCCGGTGGTAATGGATGGGAATAATGGAATGACTTTGAAGTATTACTTAGTATTCCTCAGTGTTCCGGCATTATATATTACGGTAAGTGCAATAAGATCATTCATCAGGGCGATGAAAAAGGAGAATTACGCCGTCAGGACTCAGTATCTGGCGTGTGCTATCTATCCTGTTATCTTAACGGTTTTCGGAATTATGCAGATACTGTGGCTCAACGCTCCGGTGTTCTGCTTCGGCAGCACGCTTTTAATGCTTTATGTTTATATCGTCAGCCTTAACGACCAGGTATCAATAGATGAACTGACAAGACTCAACAACAGAACACAGCTCAAAAAATATGTTGCAGGCGAATCTATTAAGCAGGGTTCTGATAAGAACAACCGCTATGTCCTAATGATCGATCTTAATAAGTTCAAGCTAATCAACGACCAGTATGGTCATGTGGAAGGCGACAACGCTCTTAAAAGAACAGCCGATGCATTAAAGGCCGCATGCGGCAGCAATCCTTTGAAAACCTTCATTGCCAGGTTCGGCGGAGACGAATTCATCATCATCGCAAAGACCGACGACGAAGAGATGATAAAGACGCTCTGCAAGAGCATAAAAGAGACTCTCATTAAGATGAATAATGAGTCCGGCGCTAAATATGAGCTGACGTGCTGTATTGGCTACTGCCAATATAGCGGTGATGTTTCCTCATTCCAGAATGCGATGGCGAAAGCCGATGAAGAACTTTATAAGGAGAAAGCGAAGCTGGGAACCTTAAGGCAGTAGGCTAAGACCGTCTTTTCAGGCTCTGAAACGCCTAGTATAATGGTTTTATGAAGATTTGTGTTTTTATCGGCGACATGTACAGAGACTTTGCTATGGGAATCCTTAAGCAGCTCGATTACTATGCCCGCGAAAAGGGCTACAGGATCGATGTTTTCGGAATCTGTTCCATGCCTACGACAAATCCTCTCCACGTTACCGGATTTAAGAGCATCCTGTCTTTGCCGGATGTCCACGATTACGATGGCGTGATCCTGTGCTATGACACGCTTATTCACGAAGGTGTTGGAAAAGATCTCGTAGAAGACCTTTTATCCGACAACGATGTTCCTCCGGTCATCTGTATCAGAGCCGAGATACCGGGTTTTTATAACATCATCCCCGACAACAGGGCTTTGATGCACGATATCGCAGCTCACGTAATCTCCAAATGTAAGACAAAGGATATCGGTTTTGTTACCGGCAGAGATGACATCGACGATTCTTTCGCAAGAAGACAAGGCTTCGAAGATGCCATGGCTGAGGCCGGTTTTAAAGTATCCGAGAAAAAGATATTCCACGGCAACTACTGGTCAGACCAGGGTCCCGAGATGGCTGATTTCTTCATAAAGAAGAACGGCAAGCTCCCCGAAGCGATCATCTGTTCCAACGACTACGAAGCGATTGCGCTTTGCAACGAGCTGCGCAAGAGAGGTTATTCCGTGCCGCAGGATGTCATGATCAGCGGCGTTGATAATGCCCGGTGCGCGAGTGAACATATTCCGTCTATCTCAACTATCGAGATCTCCAATTCTTTATTTGTCGATACAGCGGTAAAGGTCCTTGAGGACGTGTTAGCGGGCAGGAAGGCAGAACTTGAGACATATGTTCCGGGCACCCTGATCCTCCGTGAGAGCACCGGTGACCTTGTCGTCGAGAGAGATGTTTATTCCGAACTTCTGGATCTCACGGCTACTGTATCGATCAATACCGAGAACATGAGAGAATATGTTGTTATCAGCGATCTTTTCGAGGGCGCGCTCACCAGAGAAGCCGGCAAAGAACTGACATTAGAGCAGTTCAAGACGGTAGAGAGCGTCAAGTCCTGTTACATCTGCAGATACAAAGAAGAGAACAGGGATCTTCTCGGTTACTTTACCAACAGGGGAGACAATGTTATTAAGACCATTACGTTTCCTAACAACAGGCTCCTTCCTGAAGGCTTAGAAAACGAAGACCACGGAATGAGGATCCATTTCCCTCTCGCATACAAGAATGAAGTTTACGGCTACATCGCCATGGTAGTTGATTCGGATATGCCGAATTACATCAACTTCAAGATCGAGTATCTCCTGATGCAGGTCGCAGCGAACATGAATAAGTTCGAGCTCTACGAGAAGCTTTTCGGTATTTCAGACGTTTTGACGCTCTACATCACCGATCCTCTCACAGAGACACTTAACAGGCGCGGATTCGAAAAGAAGATCTCCGAAAAGTTCGACAAAGACGGCAAGATGATAAAGGAAATCGCAGTCGTATCGATCGACATGGATGACCTTAAGATCATTAACGATACATACGGACATAACGATGGTGACGACGCGATCAAGGAGATTGCGAATTGCATCGAAAACGCGCTTAACCCGGGCGAATTTGTTGCCAGAATGGGCGGCGATGAGTTCGAAGCAGTCCTGGTCTTAAACGAAGCCGGCCGTGTCGGCAAGTTTATTAGAGGCGTCAGGAACAATATCCGCGAAGTAAATCAATCAGGCAAATATCCTTTTGAGCTTTCAGCGAGCATCGGTACGAGCGAAGTCCAGGACTGGCACGGCGTCACCGAATCGATGAAGAAGGCCGACAAAGCCATGTATCTCGAAAAGAAAGCAAAGAAAAAGGGAAGATAAAAAGACTGATAAAGACACCCGCCCCGGAAACGAGGCGGGCGTTTTTTTTGATGGTCGACGACTGGTCAACTTTTTGGTGAATGACTGAAATGATGACTGATTTTGGGTTTTTAGTCACTGTTTGAGTCATTTTCACCCTAAAATGACCGGAGTGGTGAC includes:
- a CDS encoding glycerate kinase, with translation MKAVIAIDSFKGSLTSLEAGNAAKRGILRACPDAEVTVIPVADGGEGTIDSIAPFVGGIPKTVTVTGPLGKPVGASYIIDPDNKTAYIEMAKACGLTLLKEDERNPYLTTTYGVGELMKDALSEGCEKLFICIGGSATNDGGAGMLQSLGAKLTDKDGNDIRNGASGLKDLYSVDTKDLICRGISIVVASDVTNPLCGPDGASFVYAPQKGASEKDCEDMDKLLENFARLSGFDPFEKGTGAAGGMSFALKNFLGAELRSGAEIVMEITGLENLIRSSDIVITGEGRIDSQTLSGKAPFKVMKVARKYGKPVIGICGITGDGYEECLNAGFTKIAPLIHPVMETSGAVKSVEETMADLLLQHPDCFLKA
- a CDS encoding zinc ribbon protein, with the translated sequence MPFCSKCGHEVSGTSLFCTKCGAPVEQADPVPVMSSEESIAYIHKLRDKLTKIEKLEHEVADNEARLAKPLELNYRSYSFFRFFWPYLVGSLCTLYFFGLIFAMTSDNGRANFVSFLFVSVPIFLIILGIVLANKRKNSENEAIMLGNEKIKEQRAKLEKETQELRSRLSTSRADLTAYNKYIPKKLCTTASMAKLKALIQSGKASSLQEAIRMLE
- a CDS encoding diguanylate cyclase (GGDEF)-like protein, giving the protein MEIDYTTFYVEANIVCIIIFLMMFLREMGTVGRQTKQIIFVNITVSHMLYFVSDIFWVLILGGLIPHTVLTASLANISNAILLSAITGLWFVYVELSQGEKYILTFLHMMYALIPAMIETITMVILFTFLRPVVMDGNNGMTLKYYLVFLSVPALYITVSAIRSFIRAMKKENYAVRTQYLACAIYPVILTVFGIMQILWLNAPVFCFGSTLLMLYVYIVSLNDQVSIDELTRLNNRTQLKKYVAGESIKQGSDKNNRYVLMIDLNKFKLINDQYGHVEGDNALKRTADALKAACGSNPLKTFIARFGGDEFIIIAKTDDEEMIKTLCKSIKETLIKMNNESGAKYELTCCIGYCQYSGDVSSFQNAMAKADEELYKEKAKLGTLRQ
- a CDS encoding diguanylate cyclase (GGDEF)-like protein, encoding MKICVFIGDMYRDFAMGILKQLDYYAREKGYRIDVFGICSMPTTNPLHVTGFKSILSLPDVHDYDGVILCYDTLIHEGVGKDLVEDLLSDNDVPPVICIRAEIPGFYNIIPDNRALMHDIAAHVISKCKTKDIGFVTGRDDIDDSFARRQGFEDAMAEAGFKVSEKKIFHGNYWSDQGPEMADFFIKKNGKLPEAIICSNDYEAIALCNELRKRGYSVPQDVMISGVDNARCASEHIPSISTIEISNSLFVDTAVKVLEDVLAGRKAELETYVPGTLILRESTGDLVVERDVYSELLDLTATVSINTENMREYVVISDLFEGALTREAGKELTLEQFKTVESVKSCYICRYKEENRDLLGYFTNRGDNVIKTITFPNNRLLPEGLENEDHGMRIHFPLAYKNEVYGYIAMVVDSDMPNYINFKIEYLLMQVAANMNKFELYEKLFGISDVLTLYITDPLTETLNRRGFEKKISEKFDKDGKMIKEIAVVSIDMDDLKIINDTYGHNDGDDAIKEIANCIENALNPGEFVARMGGDEFEAVLVLNEAGRVGKFIRGVRNNIREVNQSGKYPFELSASIGTSEVQDWHGVTESMKKADKAMYLEKKAKKKGR